One window of the Camelus ferus isolate YT-003-E chromosome 12, BCGSAC_Cfer_1.0, whole genome shotgun sequence genome contains the following:
- the FBXO7 gene encoding F-box only protein 7 isoform X2 encodes MAQRPGGSDPLQDSEHSSLQNNDQPSLAASSSQSSIQDEQLSDSFQGQAAKSDVCNDDSMSGPSQNFEAESIQDVVDMEEGTGFYPSEPMLCSEAVEGQVPHSLETLYQSADCSNPSDALIVSIHLLMLESGYIPQGTEAKAVSMPENWRSGGVYKLQYTHPLCEGGSAALTCVPLGNLIVINATLKINSEIRSVKRLQLLPESFICKEESGENVAKIYKDLQKLSRLFKDQLVYPLLAFTRQALNLPDVFGLVVLPLELKLRIFRLLDVRSVLSLSAVCHDLFIASNDQLLWRCLYLRDFRDGTVRGRDTDWKELYRKRHKQRKEAQRGRHVMFLPSSPHPIPFYPNPLHPRPFPPSSLLPPGIIGGEYDERLTLPYVGDPINSLIPGPGETPSQFPPLRPRFDPIGPLPGPNPILPGRGGPNDRFPLRPSRGRPTDNRLPFM; translated from the exons ATTCAGAGCATTCCTCACTCCAGAATAATGACCAACCCTCTTTGGCCGCCAGCTCCAGTCAATCCAGCATACAGGATGAACAACTGAGTGATTCATTCCAAGGACAGGCAGCCAAATCTGATGTCTGCAATGATGACAGTATG TCAGGGCCCAGTCAGAATTTTGAAGCTGAGTCAATTCAAGATGTTGTGGATATGGAAGAGGGCACAGGTTTCTATCCCTCAGAACCAATGCTCTGCAGCGAAGCGGTGGAAGGGCAAGTGCCACATTCATTAGAGACCCTGTATCAGTCAGCTGACTGCTCCAACCCCAGTGATGCCCTGATAGTATCGATACATCTTCTCATGTTGGAGTCGGGTTACATACCTCAG GGGACTGAAGCCAAAGCTGTGTCCATGCCAGAGAACTGGAGGTCGGGGGGCGTGTATAAGCTGCAGTACACACATCCTCTCTGTGAGGGCGGCTCTGCTGCTCTCACCTGTGTGCCTTTGGGAAATCTCATCGTCATAAATG CTACACTAAAAATCAACAGTGAGATTAGAAGTGTGAAAAGACTGCAGCTGCTGCCAGAATCTTTTATTTGCAAAGAGGAATCAG GGGAAAATGTAGCCAAGATATACAAAGATCTTCAGAAGCTCTCTCGCCTCTTCAAAGACCAGCTGGTGTATCCTCTTCTGGCTTTTACCCGACAAG cactgaACCTACCAGATGTATTTGGGTTGGTAGTCCTCCCACTGGAGCTGAAACTAAGGATCTTCCGACTTTTGGATGTTCGTTCTGTCCTTTCTTTGTCTGCAGTTTGTCACGATCTCTTCATTGCCTCAAATGACCAACTTCTGTGGAGGTGTTTATATCTGCGGGATTTTCGAG atGGTACCGTCAGAGGTCGAGACACAGACTGGAAAgaa CTGTACAGGAAGAGgcacaaacaaagaaaagaagctcagagagggcgGCATGTGATGTTCCTGCCATCGTCACCCCACCCCATTCCATTCTATCCCAACCCATTGCACCCCAGGCCTTTTCCTCCTagttctctccttcctccaggaatTATTGGTGGTGAATATGATGAAAGACTAACACTTCCCTATGTTGGGGACCCAATCAATTCACTCATCCCTGGGCCTGGGGAGACACCCAGCCAGTTCCCTCCACTCAGACCACGTTTTGATCCAATTGGCCCACTTCCAGGACCTAATCCCATCTTGCCAGGGCGAGGTGGCCCCAATGACAGATTTCCCTTAAGACCCAGCAGGGGTCGGCCAACTGACAACCGGCTGCCATTCATGTGA